From one Nonomuraea polychroma genomic stretch:
- a CDS encoding nitric oxide synthase oxygenase gives MRTWITSLRPFDAPAVRPWMERSTDLREAERFLRLYHAENPSAGGLHARLRDVAREVARTGTYTHTFEELEFGARVAWRNSSRCIGRLYWRSLRVRDRRQVSTAEGVALECVGHLREATGNGKIRPTITVLPPDTPALPGPRILNDQLVRYAGHRGRGGRIVGDPKNVELTDMAKALGWRGDTGGRFDVLPVIIQPALGDPLLCNLPGDAVLEVPLVHPEYPWFAELGLRWHAVPAISDMCLEIGGICYPCAPFNGWYMGTEIGARNLADTDRYDQLAVVAERLGLNTSTERSLWRDHAMVELNVAVLHSFEQAGVTMTDHHTESRRFLTHLEKEEKAGRVCPADWSWIVPPLSGSATPVFHRYYDTSVLTPAFVHHR, from the coding sequence GTGCGTACCTGGATCACGTCCCTGCGTCCCTTCGACGCGCCCGCCGTCCGGCCATGGATGGAGCGAAGCACCGACCTGCGCGAGGCGGAGCGGTTCCTCAGGCTCTACCATGCCGAAAATCCCTCCGCTGGAGGCCTGCATGCCCGGCTGCGCGACGTCGCCAGGGAGGTCGCCCGCACGGGCACCTACACGCACACGTTCGAGGAGCTCGAATTCGGTGCCCGGGTGGCCTGGCGCAACAGCAGCCGCTGCATCGGCCGGCTCTACTGGCGCTCGTTGCGGGTACGCGACCGGCGGCAGGTGAGCACCGCCGAGGGCGTGGCCCTCGAATGCGTCGGCCACTTACGCGAGGCCACCGGCAACGGCAAGATCAGGCCCACCATCACCGTCCTGCCGCCCGACACTCCCGCCCTGCCCGGCCCCCGCATACTCAACGACCAGCTCGTCCGCTACGCCGGACATCGGGGTCGCGGCGGCCGGATCGTGGGCGACCCCAAGAACGTCGAGCTCACCGACATGGCCAAGGCGCTGGGGTGGCGCGGCGACACCGGCGGCCGGTTCGACGTGCTGCCGGTGATCATCCAGCCGGCGCTGGGGGATCCGCTGCTGTGCAACCTGCCCGGCGACGCCGTGCTGGAGGTGCCGCTCGTGCATCCGGAGTACCCGTGGTTCGCGGAGCTGGGGCTGCGCTGGCATGCGGTGCCGGCCATCTCGGACATGTGCCTGGAGATCGGCGGCATCTGTTACCCCTGCGCCCCCTTCAACGGCTGGTACATGGGCACCGAGATCGGCGCGCGCAACCTCGCCGACACCGACAGGTACGACCAGCTCGCCGTGGTGGCCGAGCGGCTCGGCCTGAACACCTCCACCGAGCGTTCGCTGTGGCGCGACCACGCGATGGTGGAGCTGAACGTGGCGGTGTTGCACTCGTTCGAGCAGGCCGGGGTGACGATGACCGACCACCACACCGAGTCGCGGCGTTTTCTCACCCATCTGGAGAAGGAGGAGAAGGCGGGGCGGGTCTGCCCGGCCGACTGGTCGTGGATCGTGCCGCCGCTGTCGGGCAGCGCCACTCCCGTCTTCCACCGCTACTACGACACCAGCGTCCTCACCCCGGCCTTCGTCCACCACCGTTAG
- a CDS encoding enoyl-CoA hydratase-related protein, whose amino-acid sequence MAELVLSAVDQGVLTLTFNRPDTLNAWTDAMGRRYFDLLTEAEKDPAVRAVVVTGAGKGFCSGADFKTLNAIQTGSYDETPDPRPNTFPTTIGKPIIAAVNGACAGLGMVHALVCDLVFTAESAKWTTAFPRRGLIAEYGLSWVLPRIMGQQRAMDVLLSGRVFTGREAYELGLVNRVVPGDGVVAEAQAYARELAVHSSPASMAVIKRQVWNDWDTTLEESAKTAVQEMLVSFARPDFAEGVASFLERRPPNFPPL is encoded by the coding sequence ATGGCGGAACTCGTGCTCTCAGCTGTCGACCAGGGCGTGCTCACGCTCACCTTCAACCGTCCCGACACGCTCAACGCCTGGACGGACGCGATGGGGCGGCGCTACTTCGACCTGCTGACGGAGGCGGAGAAGGACCCCGCGGTGCGGGCCGTGGTGGTCACGGGCGCGGGCAAGGGGTTCTGCTCCGGGGCCGACTTCAAGACCCTGAACGCGATCCAGACCGGCTCCTACGACGAGACCCCCGATCCGCGGCCCAACACCTTCCCCACGACCATCGGCAAGCCGATCATCGCGGCGGTCAACGGGGCGTGCGCGGGGCTCGGCATGGTGCACGCGCTCGTCTGCGACCTGGTCTTCACGGCCGAGTCCGCCAAGTGGACCACGGCCTTCCCGCGACGCGGGCTCATCGCCGAGTACGGGCTGTCGTGGGTGCTGCCCCGGATCATGGGACAGCAGCGGGCCATGGACGTGCTGCTGTCGGGCCGGGTGTTCACCGGGCGGGAGGCGTACGAGCTGGGGTTGGTCAACCGGGTGGTGCCGGGGGACGGGGTGGTGGCGGAGGCGCAGGCGTACGCCCGGGAGCTGGCCGTGCACAGCTCGCCGGCGTCCATGGCAGTGATCAAGCGGCAGGTGTGGAACGACTGGGACACGACTTTGGAGGAGTCCGCGAAGACGGCCGTCCAGGAAATGCTCGTCTCCTTCGCCCGCCCCGACTTCGCCGAGGGCGTCGCCAGCTTCCTGGAACGCCGCCCGCCGAACTTCCCGCCCCTTTGA
- the galK gene encoding galactokinase yields MRVVEAFRAAYGASPQTVWHAPGRVNLIGEHTDYNDGFVLPFAVPWGVTAAVTPRTDKTIRLLSLQGHSDPVTIENHDDSTGWTRYVVGVLAMLGDRVAGADIAIDGTIPPGAGLSSSAALEVSVASALNDLHDLGMTPMEIALLSQKAENGFVGVPSGILDQAASALCQEGHALFLDCRSLGSRNIPLDLASHGMSILIIDTQVHHTHAGGEYAKRRAECESAARKLGVPALRDVTDLAAALELLQGDERKRTQHIVTENHRVEALIGLLRAGAVTEIGALLNASHLSLRDEYEVSSPELDVAVEAAVKGGARGARMTGGGFGGSAIALVSDDRLESVQQSVVAAYAERGFQPPRFLPATPAPGAHRVA; encoded by the coding sequence ATGCGCGTTGTTGAAGCTTTCCGTGCCGCCTACGGCGCGTCCCCCCAGACCGTCTGGCACGCGCCGGGCCGCGTCAACCTGATCGGCGAGCACACGGACTACAACGACGGCTTCGTGCTGCCGTTCGCGGTGCCGTGGGGCGTGACGGCCGCGGTCACCCCGCGTACGGACAAGACCATCCGCCTCCTCTCCCTCCAGGGCCACAGCGACCCGGTCACGATCGAGAACCACGACGACTCCACGGGCTGGACCCGCTACGTCGTCGGCGTCCTGGCCATGCTGGGCGACCGCGTCGCGGGCGCCGACATCGCCATCGACGGCACCATCCCGCCGGGCGCCGGCCTCAGCTCCAGCGCCGCGCTCGAGGTCTCCGTCGCCTCGGCGCTCAACGACCTGCACGACCTGGGCATGACGCCCATGGAGATCGCCCTGCTCAGCCAGAAGGCCGAGAACGGCTTCGTCGGCGTGCCCTCCGGCATCCTCGACCAGGCCGCCTCAGCCCTGTGCCAGGAGGGGCACGCGCTCTTCCTCGACTGCCGCTCGCTCGGCTCCAGGAACATCCCGCTCGACCTGGCCTCGCACGGGATGAGCATCCTCATCATCGACACGCAGGTCCACCACACGCACGCAGGCGGCGAGTACGCCAAGCGCCGTGCCGAGTGCGAGTCGGCGGCCCGGAAGCTCGGCGTCCCGGCCCTGCGCGACGTGACCGACCTGGCGGCGGCCCTGGAGCTGCTGCAGGGCGACGAGCGCAAGCGCACCCAGCACATCGTGACCGAGAACCACCGCGTGGAGGCCCTCATCGGCCTGCTGCGGGCCGGCGCCGTCACCGAGATCGGCGCGCTGCTGAACGCCTCGCATCTGTCGCTCAGGGACGAGTACGAGGTGTCGTCTCCCGAGCTGGACGTGGCGGTGGAGGCCGCCGTCAAGGGCGGCGCCCGGGGCGCCAGGATGACGGGCGGCGGCTTCGGCGGCTCGGCCATCGCCCTGGTGTCCGACGATCGCCTGGAGAGCGTCCAGCAGTCGGTCGTGGCCGCCTATGCCGAACGCGGCTTCCAGCCGCCCCGCTTCCTCCCCGCCACCCCGGCCCCCGGCGCCCACCGCGTGGCGTAG
- a CDS encoding 1-aminocyclopropane-1-carboxylate deaminase/D-cysteine desulfhydrase — MEELLDPGLGQVRVFLMHDDNKPRKLKHNLGHRRLLTFGGAYSNHIRAVAEAGRRHGIETIGVIRGEEHLPLNPSLAYAKSCGMTLTYLDRASYRLKHTEDVQARLRARWGEDVAILPEGGSNAAAVRGCAELPGEIGVPYDVVCCPVGTGGTLAGISAGLPEGKQAIGFAVLKGAGFLAGEVARLQREAYGRTWSNWKINLDYHFGGYAKTTPALDAFIAKYQVEGVYVAKMLYGVVDLARQGMFAPGTRIVAVVTGQPSTPVAR; from the coding sequence ATGGAGGAGCTCCTGGATCCAGGGCTCGGCCAGGTCCGGGTGTTCCTGATGCACGACGACAACAAGCCGCGCAAGCTGAAGCACAACCTGGGCCATCGCCGGCTGCTGACGTTCGGCGGCGCCTACTCCAATCACATCAGGGCCGTCGCCGAGGCCGGGCGCCGGCACGGGATCGAGACGATCGGCGTCATCCGGGGCGAGGAGCATCTCCCGCTCAATCCGTCCCTGGCATACGCCAAGAGCTGCGGGATGACGCTCACCTATCTCGACCGGGCTTCCTACCGGCTCAAGCACACCGAGGACGTCCAGGCGCGGCTGCGTGCGCGGTGGGGTGAGGACGTGGCGATCCTGCCCGAGGGCGGCAGCAACGCGGCGGCCGTGCGCGGGTGCGCCGAGTTGCCGGGGGAGATCGGTGTGCCGTACGACGTGGTGTGCTGCCCGGTCGGCACCGGCGGCACGCTGGCCGGGATCTCGGCGGGGCTGCCCGAGGGGAAGCAGGCGATCGGGTTCGCGGTGCTCAAGGGGGCCGGGTTCCTCGCCGGGGAGGTGGCCAGGTTGCAGCGGGAGGCGTACGGACGCACGTGGTCGAACTGGAAGATCAACCTGGACTACCACTTCGGCGGATACGCCAAGACGACGCCAGCCTTGGACGCATTTATCGCGAAATATCAGGTCGAAGGCGTCTACGTCGCCAAGATGCTCTACGGGGTCGTCGACCTCGCCCGCCAGGGCATGTTCGCGCCCGGCACCCGCATCGTCGCGGTCGTCACCGGTCAGCCCTCCACCCCCGTGGCCAGGTGA
- a CDS encoding DUF6766 family protein: MVLRRGVVEAVRWLKENSLALAFLIMFLLAVGGQAVAGALQFNDRQLAEGGEPVTILQYVTSSTFAVDVAENWQSEYLQFFLFIVLTVWLVQKGSPESKKLDSMGAESDHQQQVGAHATSQSPSWAKAKGVRLWLYSNSLGLVMGLLFLLSWLAQSVAGQAAYNAERLSDLRDPLSWGEYVTSPEFWDRSLQNWQSELLAVLSMVVLSIYLRQRGSPESKPVGASHLATGVEG, encoded by the coding sequence GTGGTTCTTCGCCGTGGGGTGGTCGAGGCTGTGAGGTGGCTCAAGGAGAACTCGCTGGCTCTGGCGTTCCTCATCATGTTCCTGCTGGCGGTGGGCGGCCAGGCGGTGGCGGGGGCGCTGCAGTTCAACGACCGGCAGCTGGCGGAGGGCGGGGAGCCGGTCACGATACTCCAGTACGTGACGTCCTCGACGTTCGCGGTGGACGTGGCCGAGAACTGGCAGTCGGAATACCTGCAATTCTTCCTGTTCATCGTGCTCACCGTGTGGCTCGTGCAGAAGGGCTCGCCCGAGTCGAAGAAGCTGGACTCGATGGGGGCGGAGTCGGACCATCAGCAGCAGGTCGGGGCGCACGCCACGTCCCAGTCCCCCTCCTGGGCCAAGGCCAAAGGGGTGCGGTTGTGGTTGTACAGCAACTCGCTCGGGCTGGTGATGGGGCTGCTCTTCCTGCTGTCGTGGCTGGCGCAGTCGGTGGCGGGGCAGGCGGCGTACAACGCCGAGCGGCTCAGCGACCTGCGGGATCCGCTCTCATGGGGTGAGTACGTCACCTCGCCGGAGTTCTGGGACCGCAGCCTGCAGAACTGGCAGTCGGAGCTGCTGGCCGTGCTCTCGATGGTGGTCTTGTCGATCTATCTGCGTCAGCGCGGCTCGCCCGAGTCGAAGCCGGTCGGGGCCTCTCACCTGGCCACGGGGGTGGAGGGCTGA